In Vibrio pomeroyi, the genomic window CTGCTCTTCTTGAGCTATTTTTTATTGCCAACCATTCGAATCTAACGGTGTTTGACGGCCAGATCAATGATACAAATCACAAAACATATAGGGTTTTAAGTACCATTTACATCAAAGTATGACCTAGATATCAACTATGGCTCAATTTAATCCGATGAGCCGTTGTTCGAAATTAAGATTAGTTATCTCAGATGACAAATTCATTTCAGTACCAATACAGTTCAATGATACCTGTTTAATAGACCGGACCAACGCAGATTAAGTTCCCAATAACTTATCTTTCCTACCTATTAACTTATCACCTTCAGCAATAAATGTTACGGTGTAACCCCACCTCCAATTGTATTGACCATTTTTTATTCACATTAGCCTATACGACACAAACTCAAAATGGGATTATGTTTGTAACGGACGGCGCTTTTAATGGAAAAAGCGAGTAATGGGCAAAATTAAATGGACGTAATAATGAGTAAAGTCATTCTACAAGGGCATATTCTTGTGCCTGACACCGACCTAGAAGCGGTCACACAAGCGTTGGTTGTTCATAAAGAACTTACGCTGTCAGAACCCGGCTGTATCGTGTTTCGAGTCAGTCAAAGCACACTTCAGCCTAATCGCTTTGAAGTTTACGAGGAATTCACGAATCGTGATGCGTTCGAAGCCCACCAGCAACGCGTCAAAGCTTCTGAATGGGGTAAGATCTCAAAGAACGTGACACGTCATTATCAAGTCACCGACGTGACCACACCATAATGACAGAGCCCTTAGCCGATCGTATCATCACATTGATCAAACAAGATTCCTTGCGAATGCAGGTATTAGAATGTGTCTCTGAACTGGATTTACCACAATGCTTTGTCGCCGCTGGCTTTGTGAGGAATCGAGTCTGGGATCACCTACATGCCTTCGACTCACCTACACCACTCAATGACATTGATGTGATCTACTTTGATCGCGGTGATACCTCTTACGAATCGGCTATTCGATACGAAGCCCAGCTTCAAGAGAGGTTACCTGAGCTCAACTGGCAAGTTCGTAATCAAGCCAACATGCACATCAGAAACAATGACATGCCTTACCAAAGCTCATTAGATGCAATGAGTTATTGGCCTGAAAAAGAGACGGCGATCGCCGTAAAACTAAACCTCAATGGAGACATTGAATATATCTCGGCTTTTGGTTTAGAGAGTTTGTTTGATTTGAAGATCACGCCGAACCCCAATCGCAGCAGAGACGTGTTTGACCAACGAGTTCAATCTAAAAACTGGCTAACTCACTGGCCCAAGTTAACGATTGGAAACGCGAATGACCAAAATTAGCTATCGACCAAAGTCAGTCATTGGCACCAGTTAACTGCCCGTCGAATTCAAAGCTAAAACCATTGACTCAAAGTCCAATCAGATCGAATATGCTCCACCTGTTAGCTTAATTAGCTTAGTAGCTCATCAAACGCGCACGGCCACTAACTGCTGCGCCCCTCGTAATACAGAGTAACAACCATGAACCAACAATACATGTTGCAAGCTCTTGAAGCTTCGCGCCAAGCCCTACCTGATTGCCAACCAAACCCGCCAGTAGGCTGTGTTTTGGTGAAAAACGATAAGGTGGTGTCTGTTGGGTACACGCAAAAAGTCGGTGGGAATCATGCCGAGGTCGAAGCACTGAATAGATATGACGACGAAACGGATGGAACAATGGAAGGCGTTACCGCTTACGTAACTTTAGAGCCCTGCTCTTTTGTTGGCAGAACACCCGCTTGCGCCAATACATTGGTCAAAGCAGGTGTAAAACACGTCGTCGTTGCCATGCTAGACCCAGATCCGCGCAATAATGGTCGTGGTGTAGCGATACTCGAATCGCACGGCGTGAAAGTGGATATAGGGCTATGCCAAGCGCAAGTGAGCGCCTTTTTAACCCCTTATCTTGGTAAGTCTTAACTCTAAAACAGCCAGTGCTAACTCAGTTTCACTCGGTAAAGCGGGTTGACTGGCTTATCAACAAAATACGACCAAATATGATCGTAGACGGCATGCTGGTTAGGGAACGGCGCGAGCGCTTTCGCTTCCTCTAAATCGCACCAGCGGTACTCTGTGTGTTCGTCATTCAGTTCAATTGCTTGGTTGGGTGGGCATACAACTGCAAATACTGGGATTAGCTCAATCACATTCGCGTGCGCCTCATAAAACTGCTCCAGAAACTGTGCGTTATACAAGTCTTGTACTTGAATCTGTGTCTCTTCTTCAAACTCACGAACAATAGCCTGCCACCCTGTTTCACCAGCTTCAATCGAGCCTGCAACATGGCACCAAAACTCGCCTTTCACACGCTTCATTAATAGCATTTTCGTTTGTCCGTCGATCTCTGAAATTGCGACACCAGATACAATCGAAGTATTGAGTGGAATCATAACGTTACCTTAGGTTGAACAAGAGGGCGGCAAGGCTACCACCCTTCGTTTGTGAAGTTGTCTTCTATGATTAAAAACGAGAGGCCACTCATCAATTTATAGCTATCAAGCGCAACTGCTGAGGTTTTGTGCCAAAGAATAAACCTTATATATCCAAGAACAAGGCTTGTATGTTCAAGAACAGCCTTGGTACCCAGTCATTGAGCGATTCTTATTTGAGGCGCATTTCGATAAAGAGTAGAATCGCCGCCTTGTACTGTGTTTAAGCTCTCAAAGCATACACCATAGACACACAGCCATTTATCACCATGAAGTAAGACGACAATATGCACTCATCAAAACCAACGCACGACTCAGAAAACAGCCACACACCTGAGCATTGCTTCACTCGTTTTCAACAGCCGATCGAGTCATATTCGTTGCCTGAGCGTTTCACCTTCCCGTTCTATTATGAACCGCACCCACTGTGTGAGATTGCCTCACACCAGCTTCAACAATACCTAGAAACACAAACCGATTGGCAACATGACTTCGGACTCGATTCTGATACTGGTCGCGGCAAGATGTTTGGCGTGTTATTGGTGAGAAGCCCAGAAGGTGAACTGGGGTACTTCTCTGCTTTCTCTGGGAAAATCGCCGACCAAAACCTGCTGCCCCACTTTGTGCCACCAGTATTCGATATGTTGAGCAGCGGCAGCTTTTTCCATCAAGATACGGCTGACATGATGGCTGTGAATGCGAAATTTAAAGCGCTGCAAGTGAACGCTGAATATCTCGAATTGTGTGAGCAGTTAGCACAACAGAAAGCACAGGCAGAAAAAGAAATCGAAGCGCAACGCTTGTTGATTATTGAAGGCCGAAAAACACGTAAAGAGCAACGTGAGCAGGGCAAAGAAAACCTTGATGAGCAAGCTTTCGAACAGCTAAATAATGATCTAAACAAAGCCAGTGTTGCCGACAAGAATCAGCAGAAATATCTTAAGCTCAACTGGGAACAAACTCTGAATGAGCTTCAAGGCAAAGTTGACGTGTTTACGACTCAATTAGCTGAGCTCAAAGAGCAAAGAGCACACATTTCTCATCAACTTCAACATAAGCTGTTTTCACAATACGCTTTCCAAAATGCGGAAGGCAATGTCGAAGACCTTAACCAGATCTTTGAAAATACGCCAAACAAGATTCCACCAGCAGGTTCTGGCGAATGTGCAGCCCCAAAACTTCTACAATATGCGTATCTGAATGGCTATGAACCACTGGCACTGGCTGAATTTTGGTGGGGCCGTTCACCGAAGTCTGAAATTCGCAAACATAAGAAATACTACGCTTCTTGCCAAAGCAAATGTGTACCGATTTTAGGCCACATGATGAAAGGTCTAGAAGTCGATCCAAACCCATTGCTAGAAAACCCTGCAGAAGGCAAAGACCTCGATATCTTGTTCCAAGACGATCACATCGTTGTGGTACACAAGCCAGCCGGTTTTCTATCCGTACCAGGCAAAACCATCAAAGATTCGGCCTATACTCGCGTTCAAGAAATGCATCCTGATGTTGAAGGCCCATTTGTGATTCACCGTTTGGACATGGCGACCTCTGGCATTCTGATATTCGCGCTTACACGACGTGCGAACAAAAGCTTGCAGAAGCAGTTCATTACTCGTGAAGTCGAAAAGCGATACGTCGCAATGATTGAAGGCGTTCTAACGGAAGATGAAGGTTATGTTCGCTTGCCATTACGTGGCGATTTGTACGATCGTCCTCGCCAGATTGTCTGCTTCGAACACGGCAAGCCAGCTGAAACCAAGTGGGAAGTGATTGAGCGAAATCAAGAAACAACCAAGGTTTATCTGCACCCGAAAACTGGTCGTACGCACCAATTACGCGTTCACTGTTCACACGAAGAAGGGCTTAACATGCCAATCGTTGGTGACGGCTTGTATGGCAACAAAGCAGACCGTCTTCACCTGCACGCTGAAAGGCTTGCGCTGCATCACCCAGTCACCAAAGAGTGGATGGAGTTCCAGTTTAACGCTGAATTCTAAGGGTTCTCGTTAATACTAAGCTTTAATTGAGGGAGCCATGCTGTTTGTGTCTCCCCTTTTCACTCCCCATCATTCTCAATCCCTTCTTTCCCCTACCTCTTTCGGATATATCTCCACGCTTATTGCACTACATCAAGGTTCACTTTGTTGTGAAGAGTAGGATGCCCCTCTTCTTCTTTCCTTGAGGCCTTTGATATGTCATCAGCTGCTTTGAATGTACAATCCAACACACAAACCCCTTCAATGATCGCGCCTCAAGCACTATGCTTGAAACCACTTCCCAACAAGAAGCCAGACTTAAACTCGGCGATGTTGAATCTCATCGAAGAAGTGAAAAACGAACTCCCTCTTTACGAGTCAGAGACGTTTATCTGTGGCCCAAAAGGTAACTGCTCTGGCTGCTCAAAGAAATTGCTAGAGATGGTCGACAGTGAGTTGATGTACTGGGAACACAGTATTTCAATCGGCCAAGGACCAAACTTCGAAGAACTGCGTCGTTTTGGTAAACTGTGCAGCAGCGTAAGACGCGGTTTAGAACGCAACGGCTTGGTAGAAAAGCGCCCAAGAAAGAGGTAACGAGTAACTCTCATACCTACTTTTACTTCATGTAAAAGCTCGATTTGACCGCTTTTTGTTTTATCCGAACGAATTATTGGTACTGCTGACCATTGATTAAACCTGTCGGATAAAACAAGAAACCGCATCTGAAACACGTACTTATCTAACCTATCCATCTCCCCCTTAAATTCATACCAAATTCGATATAAACCCTATTCAATCAATAATATAGAACCAAAAACCAAGAATCGTTAACCTCTTGTCATCCACTAATTCAGCCACAACGTAGCCACTTCGGTCTACTCAATGTGGTGTATGACGATAGGTCTACTATGAAAAAAAACGCGTACCTTTTATTCACCATTCCTCTGATATATTCCATCAATGTCCTCGCCGATGACAACAACGCCGTTGAAGATATGTCGGACCCGTTGGCGGTATTTACCCAAGTGGGCGGAGGGATCACCGACAAAGGTCTTAACCTAAAAATTGGCCAAACCTACGATACCGGTAAGGACAACCAAGCCGGTATGAACGTGTTCGAGGTTAAAGGTATTGGAGGTGAAGCTTTTGGCTGGGCGGACAACGACCAACACCCAGTCAACGACTCTATTGACTCTGTTCGCTATCGTAATTTCTCGGTGAACACGACCAATGGTCGCGCTAATCAAATTGATCTTAATTACGATTTTAATAGCGAATCAGGTACAGCTTCCTACAGTTTCATTCAAGCTTTACCGAAATTGGGGCGACTCAATCTATACCCACTGGCTGGTGTCGGTACAGCATTTAGTAATAGCTTTGACGAAAATGGCGATGCTGTCGGTGGTTATGGTTTCCCAGGCACATTTGCGGTAGTGGGTACTTACACCAAATTTGAAGTCACCGATAATATTTGGATCAACTACAACCCAATGTGGATGACAACATTGTCAGGTTCTGACGAGTTTACTCAATATGGAATGGAAAATTCAGACAGTGTATTCACTCACGAACTCGCTATTTCTTATCAATTTACATCCCGCTTTAATGTTCGTTACTACGCAAACTGGACTGAAAACACCGACTTTTCTGATGGTGACCAGCGTATAGAGTTCAACTACCAACTCTAATTCTTTGCGACACAAACAGGTTTTCGTTAATTCAAAATAACACCGTAAATGCTAGTACATGATTCATTCGTTTGCCTTAATTAATATCAATTTTGATATTAATTAAATCCACTAAATATCATTTATAGCAAAAAATAGAACATGTACTCTTCCAAAATCACAACAACGAGAGTCAAGAGAATGAAAAAATCTTTTATCGTATTTGCTTTAACCAACGCTCTATTAATTGCGCCTGCCATGGCAAACAGTCCATCAGACACAATACGTGTAGTCCAAGCAAACGCCGCTATCCAACAACACGACAAACAAAAACTTGAGCAACTTGCTTATGAATACGCGTATAGCATTGATGAAGCATACAAATACTTTTACGAAACAGTCGTCGAAGCAGATTACCCACTGAACCGATTCCAGAATATTCGAGTTCTGGCTGATGATACTTATACCTCTCATCCAACCATCAATAATGACACCTTGCATCTAATGGGTTGGATGGATTTAGCCGCTGAACCAGTGATCATTACAATCCCTGATCATGACGAGAATCGTTACTGGTTGTTCCATACTATGAACATGCAGCATTTTACTGACTCTGCGTTCGGCTCTCCACAAAGAGGAACGAAAGGCGGCACTTTCATGTATGCCGTTGAAGGTTGGCAAGGTGATGTGCCCGCGAGTGTTGATCAAGTGATATACGTAGAGCATCCTTTGGTGAAAATGATGGGCCGAATTATGGATTTAGGTGGCGATGATTCCGCGAAAGCCCAAGCGCTAATGGACCACTGGACCATTCGTACTCTCTCTGAGTTCTTAGGACAAAAAGGCCCAAAACAGATAGAGCGTAACTACCCTAACCCAGAAACTACCAACTGGGTTGAACGAACAAATTTCGTTCTAGCGGAAGGCACCATGCGTGATCACGACGCAAAACTATTGAGCGACTTCGCTAAGCTCAAACTAGGCGCTCCAGTTGGCACTACCTTTACTGACCAAGAACAAAACATGATTGAGCTTGCACGACAACAAGGACTTGATCACATTAGTAACGCAGGTTTCGATGACTCTCGCGACATTCTGGGTACTCGTGAAGAAATGACTGCAGTGCCAAGCTTCCAGCACGCCTTTGGTACTTACATGGGTCAATGGGGGCTACCTGCTGAACATACAATGTATGGTGCCGACTATGTCGACAGCCAAGGGGATCCTCTTGATGGTAGCAAATACGATTACACGGTGACTTTTGAAGCACCTGACATCGAAAAAGGCGGATTTTGGTCATACACAGCTTACAGTGCTGAGACGCGGTTCATGGAAAAAAATGACATGAACCGCCACTCTCGCGGCGACCGTACTCTCACTCCCAATGCTGATGGCACGTATACCATTTTCATGAGCTCAAATACGGAAGGCCAAGCAGATAACGAAAACTTCTTACCGATTCCAGACCACGGATGGTACGCGGTACTTCGAATGTATACTCCGGGCAATAAAGTAAAAAATGATGAGTGGAAAGCAACACCATTCACTCGAATAAAAAAATAATTTACCACTGACCTAATTTACAATTAATTCATCGCCACCATAGAGAGGGTACTTTTCTATGGTGGCTTAGCATTTGACTCATGAAACTTACCATTTCGTATTGTGTTAGTCTGAATGCACTTTTAAGCACAAATATACCTAATTTTTGATGGGATTTATGTATGGCAAAAATTGACTTGAACTTACTCTTTACGCTGCAAACTTTATTGAAAGTAAAAAGCACAACATTAGCAGCTAAAGAACTCAATACTAGTCAGTCTGCTATCAGTCGTTCATTACTCAAACTACGAGAGTTGGTAGGAGATGAAATACTCGTACGTAATGGTCAAAAATTGGAACTAACGGTTCGAGGTGAAGAATTGGCGCATGAAGTTCCGCATCTGATGTCTCAAACCAACTCACTATTTGCACCCAAAGAATTTATTCCAGCGACTTGTAAAGAGAAGCTCACTGTCGCGATGAATGCCTCCATTGCTGAATGGCTCGTACCACCTTTCATCCAGCTTCTTTCACAGCAAGCACCTAAGGTTGAATTAACAATCGAAGATTGGGAAAGTTCGACGCCTGACTCGCTCGACAAGAAGGAAACAAGAATTGGAGTCAATTACTTCCCTATTGAGTTACCAAAAAGCTTCATTCAACGTAAGGTAGGAAAAGACGACTTTGTTCTTGTTTGCCGTACCGACCACCCTCTCAGTCAACTTGATTACATAACCTTTGAGGATATAAAGTCTCAATCTTTCGCCTTTCATATCATGAAAGACTGGAACGATGATGCGCCCAAAGCGGAACGTGTGTTCAAACAAAATGGCCTAGAAATGAATGTACACCTACGGTGTCGCCATATCAGCATCATCCTCAAAACAATCCTGGAATCAGATATGGTGTTCTTCTGCTCTTCTTTGGCTGCCAAGCAGTTTGACGAGCGATTTGTTGCAGTCCCTTTAGATAAAAACTTAGACACACCCACTGGTGATATAGGTTTATTTTATTCTAACCAATACACTTCAGACCCGATTACTAAATGGCTAGAGAGCTTGTTACGAAAAGCCATCAAAGCTGAGAGTGCATAAATCACGACTATCACAACTAGCTGATTGAATTCATTAGCTATAAGAGCGATAATGTTTTGTAATACAATTGAGCAGTCAGACAATATCCCAGAAGCTTTCGCCACCTTCTTTAGCGAATCTATCCTTCATGTCTGACGTGCCTACGCCTTCTGAAACACAACATCACATCCATTAGAAATCTTTTCTTGGATAACGGGGAGAGACCTTGAAGAAACCACAACCAGTACTGGGTAAGACCGGTATGCTATTTTTCCTCGTCATCATCAGTGCGTTTCCTCCATTGACCATCGACCTGTATTTGCCAGCACTTCCGCAAATGGTTGAGGTGTTCAATACCGATCAATCCATGGTTAACCTAACCCTAAGCAGCTACTTCGTGACTTATGCTGTAGGCCTGTTGTTCTGGGGACCGCTGAGTGAAAAATTTGGCCGTAAGCCTATCCTATTGATTGGCTTAGCAAGCTATATGGTCGCGAGCGTGATATGCG contains:
- a CDS encoding DUF1254 domain-containing protein, whose product is MKKSFIVFALTNALLIAPAMANSPSDTIRVVQANAAIQQHDKQKLEQLAYEYAYSIDEAYKYFYETVVEADYPLNRFQNIRVLADDTYTSHPTINNDTLHLMGWMDLAAEPVIITIPDHDENRYWLFHTMNMQHFTDSAFGSPQRGTKGGTFMYAVEGWQGDVPASVDQVIYVEHPLVKMMGRIMDLGGDDSAKAQALMDHWTIRTLSEFLGQKGPKQIERNYPNPETTNWVERTNFVLAEGTMRDHDAKLLSDFAKLKLGAPVGTTFTDQEQNMIELARQQGLDHISNAGFDDSRDILGTREEMTAVPSFQHAFGTYMGQWGLPAEHTMYGADYVDSQGDPLDGSKYDYTVTFEAPDIEKGGFWSYTAYSAETRFMEKNDMNRHSRGDRTLTPNADGTYTIFMSSNTEGQADNENFLPIPDHGWYAVLRMYTPGNKVKNDEWKATPFTRIKK
- a CDS encoding RluA family pseudouridine synthase, which produces MHSSKPTHDSENSHTPEHCFTRFQQPIESYSLPERFTFPFYYEPHPLCEIASHQLQQYLETQTDWQHDFGLDSDTGRGKMFGVLLVRSPEGELGYFSAFSGKIADQNLLPHFVPPVFDMLSSGSFFHQDTADMMAVNAKFKALQVNAEYLELCEQLAQQKAQAEKEIEAQRLLIIEGRKTRKEQREQGKENLDEQAFEQLNNDLNKASVADKNQQKYLKLNWEQTLNELQGKVDVFTTQLAELKEQRAHISHQLQHKLFSQYAFQNAEGNVEDLNQIFENTPNKIPPAGSGECAAPKLLQYAYLNGYEPLALAEFWWGRSPKSEIRKHKKYYASCQSKCVPILGHMMKGLEVDPNPLLENPAEGKDLDILFQDDHIVVVHKPAGFLSVPGKTIKDSAYTRVQEMHPDVEGPFVIHRLDMATSGILIFALTRRANKSLQKQFITREVEKRYVAMIEGVLTEDEGYVRLPLRGDLYDRPRQIVCFEHGKPAETKWEVIERNQETTKVYLHPKTGRTHQLRVHCSHEEGLNMPIVGDGLYGNKADRLHLHAERLALHHPVTKEWMEFQFNAEF
- a CDS encoding LysR family transcriptional regulator, which gives rise to MAKIDLNLLFTLQTLLKVKSTTLAAKELNTSQSAISRSLLKLRELVGDEILVRNGQKLELTVRGEELAHEVPHLMSQTNSLFAPKEFIPATCKEKLTVAMNASIAEWLVPPFIQLLSQQAPKVELTIEDWESSTPDSLDKKETRIGVNYFPIELPKSFIQRKVGKDDFVLVCRTDHPLSQLDYITFEDIKSQSFAFHIMKDWNDDAPKAERVFKQNGLEMNVHLRCRHISIILKTILESDMVFFCSSLAAKQFDERFVAVPLDKNLDTPTGDIGLFYSNQYTSDPITKWLESLLRKAIKAESA
- a CDS encoding putative quinol monooxygenase, with amino-acid sequence MSKVILQGHILVPDTDLEAVTQALVVHKELTLSEPGCIVFRVSQSTLQPNRFEVYEEFTNRDAFEAHQQRVKASEWGKISKNVTRHYQVTDVTTP
- a CDS encoding nucleotidyltransferase family protein — protein: MTEPLADRIITLIKQDSLRMQVLECVSELDLPQCFVAAGFVRNRVWDHLHAFDSPTPLNDIDVIYFDRGDTSYESAIRYEAQLQERLPELNWQVRNQANMHIRNNDMPYQSSLDAMSYWPEKETAIAVKLNLNGDIEYISAFGLESLFDLKITPNPNRSRDVFDQRVQSKNWLTHWPKLTIGNANDQN
- a CDS encoding NUDIX hydrolase, whose amino-acid sequence is MIPLNTSIVSGVAISEIDGQTKMLLMKRVKGEFWCHVAGSIEAGETGWQAIVREFEEETQIQVQDLYNAQFLEQFYEAHANVIELIPVFAVVCPPNQAIELNDEHTEYRWCDLEEAKALAPFPNQHAVYDHIWSYFVDKPVNPLYRVKLS
- a CDS encoding bifunctional diaminohydroxyphosphoribosylaminopyrimidine deaminase/5-amino-6-(5-phosphoribosylamino)uracil reductase RibD, giving the protein MNQQYMLQALEASRQALPDCQPNPPVGCVLVKNDKVVSVGYTQKVGGNHAEVEALNRYDDETDGTMEGVTAYVTLEPCSFVGRTPACANTLVKAGVKHVVVAMLDPDPRNNGRGVAILESHGVKVDIGLCQAQVSAFLTPYLGKS